Proteins co-encoded in one Capsicum annuum cultivar UCD-10X-F1 chromosome 9, UCD10Xv1.1, whole genome shotgun sequence genomic window:
- the LOC107843072 gene encoding uncharacterized protein LOC107843072, which yields MYKDLLEDLWLYFPLLLLFVVILPRVYRKQLFYVTKIGVGESSEIVEEVQLCERQRQQNLPPEVPERTIDIQTEDFTRIDMPPSPFQTSKRVLFSPSSSPNHVRLNESPGPSLSRAKSSIKSLLPKLSLKFRNRTSDIEKAAMLALGASPMPQDKPSIFRSLSVKRIFTPKMKRTSSLPVTPIEHSNPESAHGDYEDAAFYSVKGGLHPIPRSHSVPTLFKDESLKQMDYVGSVYRVVPSTPHMPRHDATPLNATPTVGSDENANFGEDITQEDAVCRICFVELGEGSETLKMECSCKGELALAHKECAIKWFSIKGNKICDVCNQEVRNLPVTLLRIQSTNPRGNGAQIESVGYRIWQDVPVLVIVSMLAYFCFLEQLLVTRMGSGAIAISLPFSCILGLLASMTATTMVQRRYAWIYAVTQFALVVLFAHVFYSVLRVQAVLSILLASFAGFGGVMCGTSFLHELMKWRNRWNAGSTEQHTSQEGTQPNQSSEVSSTPQVESQTRQAEEAGTSGVANRS from the exons atgtACAAGGACTTGTTGGAGGATCTATGGCTTTATTTTCCTCTcctgttattatttgttgttattttgccaagggtctatcggaaacaactttTTTACGTCACGAAGATAGGG GTTGGTGAATCAagtgaaatagtagaggaagtaCAACTCTGCGAACGGCAGAGGCAGCAAAACCTACCTCCGGAAGTACCTGAAAGAACCATTGATATACAAACAGAAGATTTTACGAGGATAGACATGCCCCCGTCACCATTTCAGACTTCCAAAAGAGTGCTTTTCTCTCCATCATCGAGCCCTAACCATGTTAGATTAAATGAATCTCCAGGTCCCTCGTTATCGAGGGCTAAATCCTCCATTAAATCTCTCCTCCCTAAATTAAGTTTAAAGTTCCGGAATAGGACGTCTGATATTGAAAAGGCTGCAATGTTAGCTCTTGGAGCCTCTCCCATGCCTCAGGACAAGCCTTCAATTTTCAGGTCTTTATCCGTTAAGAGAATTTTCACACCAAAGATGAAAAGAACTTCATCATTGCCGGTAACTCCAATAGAACACTCTAATCCAGAATCAGCGCATGGTGACTATGAAGATgcagcattttattcagtt AAAGGAGGACTGCATCCCATACCTCGCTCACATTCAGTGCCAACATTGTTCAAAGATGAGAGCTTAAAACAGATGGATTACGTAGGAAGTGTCTATCGTGTAGTCCCCTCAACTCCTCACATGCCAAGACATGATGCTACACCATTGAATGCAACTCCAACTGTTGGCTCAG ATGAAAATGCTAATTTTGGTGAAGACATCACTCAAGAAGACGCTGTGTGCAGAATCTGCTTCGTTGAACTTGGGGAGGGTTCGGAAACTTTGAAGATGGAGTGTAGCTGTAAAGGTGAACTAGCCTTAGCTCATAAAGAATGTGCTATAAAATGGTTTAGCATAAAAGGAAACAAGATCTGTGatgtctgtaatcaagaggttcgCAACTTACCTGTCACTCTTTTGCggattcaaagtactaatcctaGAGGAAATGGAGCTCAAATTGAATCTGTCGGATACAG GATTTGGCAGGACGTTCCTGTTCTCGTCATCGTCAGCATGCTTGCCTACTTTTGTTTTCTGGAGCAGCTTTTG GTTACCAGAATGGGATCTGGCGCGATCGCTATATCTCTGCCCTTTTCATGCATCTTGGGTCTTCTTGCATCCATGACAGCAACAACTATGG TACAAAGGCGATATGCTTGGATTTATGCTGTCACTCAGTTTGCCTTGGTGGTTCTGTTTGCTCATGTGTTCTACTCAGTG CTTCGAGTGCAGGCAGTTCTATCTATTCTTCTTGCTTCGTTTGCGGGTTTTGGAGGTGTAATGTGTGGAACTTCTTTTCTTCATGAGCTTATGAAATGGAGGAATAGATGGAATGCTGGGTCAACTGAGCAACATACTTCTCAAGAAGGGACACAGCCAAATCAATCATCAGAAGTTAGTTCTACACCTCAGGTAGAAAGCCAAACGCGTCAAGCCGAAGAAGCTGGTACTTCTGGAGTTGCCAATAGAAGTTGA